A window of Rhinolophus ferrumequinum isolate MPI-CBG mRhiFer1 chromosome X, mRhiFer1_v1.p, whole genome shotgun sequence contains these coding sequences:
- the LOC117037214 gene encoding protein SET has protein sequence MAPKRQSSLPPQTKKPRLPPAPKPEKTSTSLDLPKGEKEQQEAIEHIDEVQNEIDRLNEQASEEILKVEQKYNKLRQPFFQKRSELIAKIPNFWVTTFVNHPQVSALLGEEDEEALHYLTRVEVTEFEDIKSGYRIDFYFDENPYFENKVLSKEFHLNESGDPSSKSTEIKWKSGKDLTKRSSQTQNKASRKRQHEEPESFFTWFTDHSDAGADELGEVIKDDIWPNPLQYYLVPDMDDEEGEGEEDDDDDEEEEGLEDIDEEGDEDEGEEDEDDDEGEEGEEDEGEDD, from the coding sequence tgcccccaagcCGGAGAAGACATCGACCTCTCTGGACTTGCcgaagggagaaaaagaacagcaagaagCAATTGAACATATTGATGaagtacaaaatgaaatagaCAGACTTAATGAACAAGCCAGTGAGGAGATTTTGAAAGTAGAACAGAAATATAACAAACTCCGCCAACCATTTTTTCAGAAGAGGTCCGAATTGATCGCCAAAATCCCAAATTTTTGGGTAACAACATTTGTCAACCATCCACAAGTGTCTGCACTGCTTggggaagaagatgaagaagcgCTGCATTATTTGACAAGAGTTGAAGTGACAgaatttgaagatataaaatCAGGTTAcagaatagatttttattttgatgaaaatccTTACTTCGAAAATAAAGTTCTCTCCAAAGAATTTCATCTGAATGAGAGTGGTGATCCATCTTCAAAGTCCACTGAAATCAAATGGAAATCTGGAAAGGATTTGACGAAACGTTCAAGTCAAACACAGAATAAAGCCAGCAGGAAGAGACAGCATGAGGAACCAGAGAGCTTCTTTACCTGGTTTACTGACCATTCTGATGCAGGTGCAGACGAGTTAGGAGAAGTCATCAAAGATGATATTTGGCCAAATCCGCTACAATACTACTTGGTTCCTGACATGGATgatgaagaaggggaaggagaagaagatgatgatgatgatgaagaagaagaagggttgGAAGATATTGATGAAGAAGGGGATGAGGATGAAGgtgaagaagatgaagatgatgatgagggggaggaaggagaggaagatgaaggagaagatgACTAA